One Aquarana catesbeiana isolate 2022-GZ linkage group LG06, ASM4218655v1, whole genome shotgun sequence genomic region harbors:
- the CDK5R2 gene encoding cyclin-dependent kinase 5 activator 2: MGTVLSLSPAPGKAGPLDDKKPEPPGVGGGYLAIPNSKNGGSKPEKSLKRHSVLISALTWKRLVAASAKKKNAKKINPNPGPINGLLLPNNNPVEQLNHENLRKSQVSPGRREPKPVPVPTVPPSSIEGQKIQQQQLVAVQKTASGRSLCSPRRVIVQASTGELLRCLGEFVCRRCYKLKELSPGEPTMWFRNVDRSLLLQGWQDQGFITPANLVFVYLLCREAIGDELSSEYELQACFLTCLYLAYSYMGNEISYPLKPFLVETDKEVFWQRCLSIIDRMSAKMLQINSDPHYFTQVFQDLKNEGESREPNGHWTINLDR, from the coding sequence ATGGGTACGGTATTGTCCTTGTCTCCGGCACCTGGCAAGGCCGGACCTCTGGATGACAAGAAGCCTGAACCTCCTGGGGTAGGCGGTGGGTACCTGGCCATCCCCAACAGCAAGAATGGCGGCAGCAAGCCAGAAAAAAGCCTAAAGAGACACTCAGTCTTGATCTCTGCCCTCACTTGGAAGAGGCTGGTGGCGGCTTCGGCCAAGAAGAAGAACGCCAAGAAGATCAACCCAAACCCAGGACCTATCAATGGGTTGCTGCTTCCCAACAACAACCCAGTGGAGCAACTCAACCACGAGAACTTACGCAAATCCCAAGTGAGCCCTGGTCGTAGGGAACCGAAGCCGGTGCCTGTACCCACGGTGCCCCCCAGCTCCATAGAGGGTCAAAAGATCCAACAGCAACAGCTGGTGGCCGTGCAGAAGACAGCCAGCGGGCGGTCACTTTGCTCACCGCGCCGGGTCATCGTCCAGGCGTCCACAGGTGAACTCCTTCGATGCCTGGGGGAGTTTGTATGCCGCCGGTGTTATAAACTGAAAGAGCTCAGCCCCGGGGAGCCCACCATGTGGTTTCGCAATGTAGACCGCTCCTTGCTCCTGCAAGGTTGGCAAGACCAAGGCTTCATTACGCCCGCCAACCTGGTGTTCGTCTACCTGCTCTGCCGAGAGGCCATTGGCGATGAACTGTCTAGTGAGTATGAGCTCCAAGCCTGCTTCCTCACCTGCCTGTACTTGGCTTATTCCTACATGGGCAATGAGATCTCCTACCCTCTAAAGCCCTTCCTTGTGGAGACCGACAAGGAGGTCTTCTGGCAACGCTGTCTGAGCATCATTGACCGTATGAGTGCCAAAATGCTGCAGATCAACTCCGACCCTCACTATTTCACACAGGTCTTCCAGGATCTGAAGAACGAAGGCGAGTCTAGAGAACCCAATGGCCACTGGACTATAAATTTGGACCGTTAG